The following are encoded together in the Candidatus Methylomirabilis oxygeniifera genome:
- a CDS encoding exported protein of unknown function (Evidence 5 : No homology to any previously reported sequences), translated as MGRVLALVVELSSFVCLFAVPVKAATFTPHINADVTTTQLHAQWCEQDLQDWKTRRDVVDFQIAEIDARLKDSNLTEADRKALEDQKRKFIQERTNIDWWIEWIFERLIHGACDA; from the coding sequence ATGGGGCGGGTCTTGGCGCTGGTCGTGGAGCTAAGCAGTTTTGTGTGTCTGTTTGCAGTACCGGTAAAAGCGGCGACCTTTACGCCGCACATAAACGCAGATGTTACGACCACACAATTACACGCACAGTGGTGTGAACAAGACCTTCAGGACTGGAAGACGCGACGAGATGTGGTCGATTTTCAGATTGCCGAGATTGACGCCAGGCTCAAAGACTCGAACCTGACAGAAGCTGATAGGAAGGCGTTAGAGGACCAGAAACGGAAATTCATTCAGGAAAGGACCAACATCGATTGGTGGATCGAGTGGATCTTTGAGCGACTCATACATGGTGCCTGTGATGCCTAA
- the nusB gene encoding N utilization substance protein B homolog (Protein nusB), with the protein MGKRHRARELALSLLYQLEFYPLEAFEVQSAAFWADHPAGPEIRSLTDELVQGTLQHQKPIDEVLASHVEHWILSRLALVDLCVLRLAAFELLFYGKTPWKVAIDEAIELAKAFGGKDSGAFVNGVLDKLAALAKDNSPAPLG; encoded by the coding sequence GTGGGTAAACGTCACCGCGCCAGGGAGCTTGCGCTCTCACTCCTGTATCAGCTTGAATTCTACCCGCTGGAGGCTTTTGAGGTGCAGTCGGCCGCCTTCTGGGCCGATCATCCGGCCGGCCCGGAGATCCGATCGTTGACTGACGAGCTGGTTCAGGGAACACTGCAACATCAGAAGCCAATCGATGAGGTACTCGCCTCGCACGTCGAGCACTGGATCCTCTCGCGGCTGGCCCTCGTAGATCTCTGCGTCCTCCGCTTAGCCGCGTTTGAACTGCTCTTTTACGGGAAGACGCCCTGGAAGGTTGCCATCGACGAAGCGATTGAGTTGGCGAAGGCGTTTGGCGGAAAGGACTCCGGCGCCTTTGTCAACGGTGTCCTGGACAAGCTCGCCGCTCTCGCCAAAGACAACTCCCCCGCTCCGCTGGGATAA
- a CDS encoding conserved protein of unknown function (Evidence 4 : Homologs of previously reported genes of unknown function): protein MTVQVKFTYEDYLLFPDDGRRHELIDGEHHVTPSPSERHQRITLNLACSIVDHLKLHPAGRLYTAPFDVILSSFDVVQPDLVFISSAKASIITAHNIQGAPDLLIEILSESTRKTDEIIKRKLYERHGVQEYWIVDPELETVKVYRTTPHGYSRVAELSHEASDTLCTPLLPDLSIPLIDLFK from the coding sequence GTGACAGTACAGGTCAAGTTCACCTATGAAGATTACCTATTATTCCCTGACGACGGCCGGCGCCATGAGCTGATCGATGGAGAGCATCACGTGACCCCATCACCATCAGAGCGACACCAACGGATTACTCTGAACCTCGCCTGCTCTATCGTGGACCATTTGAAGCTCCACCCTGCCGGACGCCTCTACACCGCTCCGTTCGATGTGATTCTCTCCAGCTTTGATGTCGTTCAGCCGGATCTCGTCTTTATTTCCTCGGCGAAGGCCTCGATCATCACCGCGCACAACATTCAAGGAGCACCTGATCTCCTCATCGAGATCCTCTCAGAGAGCACCCGCAAGACCGACGAAATCATCAAGCGGAAGCTCTACGAGCGGCATGGGGTGCAGGAGTACTGGATCGTGGACCCTGAATTGGAGACAGTAAAAGTCTACCGCACGACACCCCACGGTTATAGCCGCGTCGCCGAACTGAGCCACGAGGCAAGCGACACTCTCTGTACACCCCTCCTCCCTGACTTAAGCATCCCACTTATCGATCTCTTCAAATAA